A window of Ooceraea biroi isolate clonal line C1 chromosome 9, Obir_v5.4, whole genome shotgun sequence genomic DNA:
ATTTTcgcgtaaatatatatatacatatacatatacatatatatatatgtatatatatcagaGCACCCCCATTTGCGATTGTTCAAAAGCACTTTTTTTATTCgcatttgtatataaataattagaaataatcaGAAAGTGAGAATTCACAGAATGGTACACATTCAAATATATACACTGTATTCGAGTTAAGTAACACGCTTTTTTCAAACGCTCTGAGGGCGACTTAGAAAGTTAGGAGCATTTTtgtgtgcgtatgcgtgtatgTCTGGGTATGCTTATGCAtgcatgtgtacgtgtatatgcGTGCATGCAAGTGCGCGCGTATGAATATGAGTGAGTgattaagagagagagagaaggagagggggATCGATCGCCACGCTCACATATATTAGcatgtgtatattatatgttacagCGTTATTCTCACGTCTTTTCTAATCATAAGTCCATTATTATCGAGCGAAAGTTAATTGCGAAACATAATGCGATGGATTTTTAGATCCTTCGACTTCATTGCACATTGACATTTAATTAGTCATCAGTTTTTCTCATCGTATAGCATGACAATATGAGAGCATATCTATCGAGCGACCTAATAAACGATTAGGGAATCTACAATACTTCTTAAATACGAACTTCCCATTACTCACGCCAGTCGATCCTACCTTGGAATGGCCTTGCGACATCAACCTGTATTTAAAGACACAGAAGGGGAAAATAGGAGATCCAATAATCATAGTTTTCTATTAACTTCTTTTGATACAAACGTAACGTAAAGTCGACAGTATTTTCTTAATTCATTAGTTTAGTTAGAGAGTGCCATCGCTCGcagtacacgcgcgcgcgtctattTCTATCGCATTAAATAACGAATCATTGTGTGTCAAGATAAGCGAGGACGTGATATTTTCCAAAAAAGTACGCCGCGAGATTGTCAGGCGAGTTTACTTTCTTGGCAGATTAAGCGTATATATCAgattatcgaattaaatacGGTAAATAAATGCTGTACATAGTACTGTTGATATAATCTTACTACTGATGTGTAATAGTcatcattatataaaaagggaaaaataaagataaaaagtaACTTAAATTAAAACCTAGCTGAGTAGTTTtcttacttatttttttaacatccATCAATTATCCATCTTAGTTCAGTattgttctataaatatttattacccACACAAATATGGAATTAATTACACATAAATTAACAGTTTATTACTCGATCTTGACGTTGATCGTGTGCTATGCATAAATTATCCATAAAATTGAGCTGTTTCTTCCTCTAATCTGTCTAATAATCTATCTCTTTAATACATAATACtatctaatattatatctttttaaattgatttttttattttggaaCATAGGTATATCAGCACCTTGTTTAGACGGTTCATCGATCAAGTGAAAATAAAACGACGACGGAAGGTACAATCGCTAtgctttattaatgaaaaaattgaagaaaaaattaGATATCGCTGGTTCGGGTGCGTTAATACAGCAGCAAGTCATCGAGATGGCGGGTGGATTAAATGCTGGCGCAACCGACACATCAGACTCGGCAAATAGGATCTGCCGGGACTTTCTGAGGAATGTATGCCATCGCGGGAAGCGTTGCAAGTATCTACACGAACGTTCTGAGGATGATCCCATGGAGGAGTACACCTTCTGCCACGATTTCCAGAACGGCATGTGTAATTGGCCGGGCTGTAAGTTTCTCCATTGCACGGAGAGCGAAGAAAAGCGTTTCCGGGCGACCGGCGAGTTGCCGTCGCACGTCCTCAACAGATCCAAGACGAATAACAACGACAAATCAGACTATCCGTTATGCAAAGACTTTATCAAGGGTAGCTGCCAAAGGGTGAACTGCAAGTTTAGGCATTGGAAGAAAGAGGAGCCGCAACACAATCTAGTATCGCCGTCACATCACAATGTATCCCGGCCGCAACACAATTTCAACGGCACCAGTGGCGGTGTCAATGCTGACGGTCGCAGATATGAGGAGGACAGGAAGTAAGcagtttttcacaaagagttATATGCTTAAATTTCACGTTTTTGTTTTGCATCTATTTAGCCGCGTTTGCGTGCGCGGTGTTCTTTCATCGAGTCATAATTACAGATAATTTACTATAATTAACTGTATAATTGAGTTtctgtattaaattatttattaaatgtttcctCGAAGTGCTCAATGCTCCGATTAAAGGAATTGATTCTACTTCAATTCTTTCTCGTAATATAGTTTCCATTGGCAAATGGAGGACCAACACAGCAATCTGATTGCGAATAATGGTTACAACACGTCGCATCCAGCCGACTACATAGGACCGCCCGAGCCGAAAAGGCGAATAGTATCGGGCGAAACGGTTGTTCACTTTGAAGCTCCGCCACTTGTAGGCCAGCAGCACGCTACTCAGCCGACCGTCACGCCGAGTTACTATTACCCCGTGATACCACGTAACGAGGCGCGAGCGATCGTGCTGGAGGATGAAAACGCATTGTTGAGGAAGAAGATAGAGGAATTGAAAAAGCAGGTATATCTTATGCTTTCCATACCTTCTTATATTCTACTTCATCCTGGCTTTGAGGCTTTCACGGCTATTACTTTCGTCATTAGTGATGGCTTCATATTTTAcacgtatttttatatcttcacACGTATctttatatctcttttttaatattttatcttgtttatgcttaattaaaattttattttaccagGTCAGTGATTTGACAGCAACGAACGAATTTCTGCTAGACCAGAACGCCCAGTTGCGAATGTCAGGCAAGCGCACTGCGAACGTGACGGCCGTTACGGTGCCGGCGGTCACGATCACGAACACGGTGCCACCGTCGCAAGCTCCGACGCCACAGCAGATGGTCAACGCAGCCGTGGCCGCGGGTACTCTTAGAACAGTTACCGCCAGCGTGGCCACCGTACCCGTGAGTATTGCAACCGTAGCACCCGTCTCTATTGCAGCGGTCTCCATGGCGCCGGTCTCAATACCGCCGCCGATTGTCACCATGGCTCAACAGACCATCTCGATGAGCGGCTCTCGTCCTCAGCCGACTAATCAACAACCGCCTAACACGCAACAGCCCGCTAGCTTACCACTATCGATATCGGGTGCAACTGCGCCCCTTGTTTCCTATCCGATTATGACGCAAGAGCTCAGGCCCGTGCTGCAGTAAGTTGTATCACGTGCGTAGAGAAAACATTATATCTGTTCTTGATATCGGCGCGATATACGCCATTTCCTTGCGGCTGTATGGATGGATCAAAGATATAATGTGCGTTTCATCTTCCGACTAAGACATGTTTTCTTCGCCAATTGAAAGTACGTGTAGGAGGATCGAGATGgtagtgtgtgtgtatatgtgtgtatattatatatatatatatcacaaataTCGTACGGTGAACGAAAACGATAAAATCGATGTCGATTTAATCCATCCCTACTTTATTTAGGGCGAATATGTAAAACTTTACCGATGTGTTGTTTATAGgacatatttatttcatccgGAAAAGTATGACACATCCTCTTTATGATGTCACTTGTGAATAGCACGTTAAAAACATACAATACCGGTTATGCAGTAACAATCATGATGAGTATCGTTGTTCGATGCGGTATATGTCCAGTGTGTGTATAGTTgtagaataatatatagaaatgaCAATCTATAAGCGAAAAGTAGTTAGTCATGACATTATTCCtttcaatttttgtttctgtTGCATTATAGTATCGTGCGTAATGTAACATCACATTAATCTCATCTTCGTACACAGTTAAAGCAAACTCTTAAGCTATTAAGATAGGCAGATAGGTATTGCGAGACGACtgggaaaattgtaaaataagaaCGCATAAACGAGGGATAACTTATTTATAAAGTTAATGCGTTAACATAAGTacaaagaagaataaaataaaatatatcaaatatatcaaatatcttTAAGGAAAAAAGACCTTTGTGTGCGCACCGCTTCTTCGACTAGCTTTCACGAAACTTTGTGTTGCTTACATATTacttgatatattattatagtactCCATTAGCATCTTCTTTACTTACTcggaagaaattttatttgcattcttGATAAACCCCCAGTTAGTTTAttcttatgaaatatttcagaaagtaCTTATACATCGCGGTCCTTTGCTGGTTTCTAGAATTTACTTAAGCAAATAACTTTTTGTTAAGATACACAATAAAGTAAAAGTgagattgaaaatttatacgtatgcccataaaatatatgaaacgcATATATCACATACGCTATGTGAAAAATGTGCTGTAAATCACACATGGGCGTACATTTGACCTTGAATCATGTTATATATCATGACTTgatatatacttgtatatattttgcgaTACTTAGCATAAGAAAGTGAGCACTGTGTActcatgtattttatatatgcatacaaatgtataatcttttacgtataattttatgttcgaaagcactttattaaaaaaaaagaacagaaaagagaaacggaGTGAATTATGGTTTTTATTCTCGAGATCTCGACAAATATGAAACTTTCTGTCACGTGTTATAGCAGGTGATGTGAATTTGACTTGAAAtaatcgatataatttttatttcatttatacataaaaattacaattttgtgCCTGCATCGCGACATAGTCAAATGTAGTTAAATTAAGCATGCGCTGTGCAGTTACAAATAACAATACGATAACTGTTTATTTGAAATTGATCAATTTCAGTagatatgataattttatatcgcaCTGGATAATGATCTGGAGCTTTTGTTTTTCAACCAATATGCACCAGCTAATATTATGGT
This region includes:
- the LOC105276073 gene encoding zinc finger CCCH domain-containing protein 10, with the protein product MKKLKKKLDIAGSGALIQQQVIEMAGGLNAGATDTSDSANRICRDFLRNVCHRGKRCKYLHERSEDDPMEEYTFCHDFQNGMCNWPGCKFLHCTESEEKRFRATGELPSHVLNRSKTNNNDKSDYPLCKDFIKGSCQRVNCKFRHWKKEEPQHNLVSPSHHNVSRPQHNFNGTSGGVNADGRRYEEDRNFHWQMEDQHSNLIANNGYNTSHPADYIGPPEPKRRIVSGETVVHFEAPPLVGQQHATQPTVTPSYYYPVIPRNEARAIVLEDENALLRKKIEELKKQVSDLTATNEFLLDQNAQLRMSGKRTANVTAVTVPAVTITNTVPPSQAPTPQQMVNAAVAAGTLRTVTASVATVPVSIATVAPVSIAAVSMAPVSIPPPIVTMAQQTISMSGSRPQPTNQQPPNTQQPASLPLSISGATAPLVSYPIMTQELRPVLQ